Below is a genomic region from Ziziphus jujuba cultivar Dongzao chromosome 7, ASM3175591v1.
aagaaagtaaaaaataaagtgTCACCTTGTTCAACATaaaatgaataacaataatGTTTAAGTAGGAAATCATTCATGAAGCAAGGTTAATACCATAGAGAACTGTCTTATACATATACCACATATTACATATTATATTCAGTTCTCagcaaaaatatacatatatatatatatatatattatattctggAATATCTCTCTATCAATTCTTCAGCCATCACTGTTCCACAACGACCACATTatgttatttaccaaaaaaaataaaataaataaatgaccacattatgttgaaattaaatataacacaGCTCATGAGAGGCCTTGGCAAATCAAGGTTCAGTAGATGTAACCCACAGTTTAGTAGATATAACCCACCGAAAGCTGTGGGTTAGTGCCCCCAATGAGACACTTCACATGAACAGTAGTACTATGGTACGAAGTTCCCTTTTTAGtacatttgatttgatttgaaaaaaacCTAGTGGTTTCACCCTCATCTTCCAATTCTATCATGCCCTTTCTCTCTCAACctcatatgtgtgtgtgtgcatatatatatatatatatatatatatatgaattcatttccctcatttttattttattttttacatttttcttttgctttttttttttcttttttagctaTAAGAGTATTAATGATGGCAACTTAGAATATggtaatacaatttaaaaataatataaaattaatggatttggatttattttaaataagttaagATTAAATTTGGATCGATCCGTTTAAGATGATTATTAGATATGTCAATATTGAGTTAATCCGCTTAATCtgaaattaattcaaattgacccgtttaattaaatatgtcaatttcgAATTGATCCGTTTAATTAAATTTGTCTTTACCTGTTTAATTAAACTTGTCaattaatatatcaatttaaCTCAATACGATTATAActtgtttaaattataattttaatatattaaatttattattaataaaactttaactaatacTTTTTCATTAAGTTTTTCTCcattatatatacatttctataatttttgaaacaaaccatttcctttttttatttgagaCTATACATATTAGTTTGCTCTTTCAATTATAGGGATGATTATATACTATTTCTAATTTGGGTAGTTGCTTTTAcaatattcatttttaaaacattgcaattttaattctcaatttcttataaattagttcaatcagttttttgttttttagttaaCACAGTTAACAACTCTATCCTACGTGATCAATGTAAGTTTTATATGCTTGATATTGTGttgcaattgaaaaaaaaaaaaaaatgaagatactAAAATTAATGCAAttctctaaaaataaaaataaataaatttcgaAAAATTTGATCAACTTGTATTATTAATACCAGTCACATGCCTAGAatggaagattttaaaagtgaGCCATATTCCTAAATTTAAACTTcttagatattatatatatatatataaattactgTAGATTACGAGTtcgtttaaaatattaattttttgtaagaAGTGTTTCTTAGGAAATAATAAGTGTTTTTTccaagaaaacttaaaaaataaaaaataaaaaatcatttcgCATGTATTTAATTGAAcaatgtttttatcattttgcagctattaatttattaattaaacatcCTAGAAGCACTGACTATAAGTAAGCtcgaaattttttataaaagaacAAAATGGTGGGGGAATAGATAAATCAATACTTCCGTATGATATCATTCCAAACGCATCCTTGACGGGTAATCTTGcaggcttttttattttttgtccctAATATTTACACAATTGCCATTTAAAGCATAATAAGACGACATCATTGACAAAAGCAatgttatttaaattgatttcgttttttaatttttaattttttcttgctaataaataaaaatattatagaagAAACGTGATTAGTTGAACCAACTAATTGGCCGTCCCATTGAAGAATGACTTTATCTTTTAAAGTGAGTGATTTTCCTTCTCATGGTCATTTAGAAAACCACTTTTGCAAGCCTTCTTGCTTTGTTGACTATTTCAATTTCTTATAATTGCCAATCCCATTCTAAATCAATCCCATGAGagagaaaactaaaaaaaataaaattcatattaaaattgtgaaaaacaCTATACAATTTCCATGACAAACTGGCACTACACTTTTTTGTGGTTGGTGGGATGGGTTTTTGAGCTCTGTGACCTGCAACCTGTATTTCAGGTCATCTTCTCCTTTACCGTCAAGCCACAGGACTCAATCCCACAAAGCATATCATAcaatgaacccaaaaaaaataaaaataaaaaaaaatcttaaaatttaacTAGTTTCCCTATAATTACGAATTAAACCCTCGGGTTCTAATGGTGCAATGCTTACAATTGTTTCCGGCACAGCCGAAGCCGATATCGATGAGCTAGCGGTCTGCTGCTGATTGCATCCAACAATCTTCTGGCAAGTCTCAAGCAGGTTGTGCCTGCATTTAGGGCATGATGAATGGGAGCTGAGCCACTTATCAATGCAACGAACATGGAAGCCATGGTTGCACTTGGGGAGCAGCCGGACACGCTCGCCCGCAGTAAACTCCGATAAGCAGATAACACACTCTGTGTCGAGCCCCGGCAACTTCAGGTCGGCGGAGTAACTCACCGTTGGGAAAGTCTTGAGTGCTTTCTTCTTAACTCCGGTATTGGCCAATCGAGAAGAATTAGGGTTGCTCCTTGATTCAGAGGCTACAATACTTGAACATCTTAATGCACAGCGAATTATGGAGTTCAAACCCAGTGAGCAGATTAGAGCACAGAGGAGGACTGAGAGTACCATAACCACATTGGCATCGAAGCTATTGTCGCCGGCGTATTCGTCGGAAGGATCATGAGAAGTTGCAGAAGGAGGGGGACTGGCTGGTGACGAAGGTGATGACTGTTGGTTAAGAGGGTTTTGGAGGAGTAATCTTCTTGAGTAGAAATCTCCAACAAGGTTTTGAATGAGAAAGAGGTGAGAAgttggtgaagaagaagaagcagacatatttttgttttcaatgatGGAGAGgatgtttttggttttgggtatataatttttttgcggTGGTTGAACAAGGGtattatatatagtaaaaagttTGGTGGGTTTTGAAGTgccttttgcatatttttatttttttggtgtataAAAACATTGCTATCAAGTTTCTGTttaattttaggaaaaaaaaaaaaatgtttctgtTTAAGATTTGAGAATATTCTAGTGAGTCTTTAGCCCACTCTAGGGGGTCAATCTTcatatatctttattatttaaattcagAGTTACCTTGTGTTAAAAATAtggttcaatatatatatatatatatatatatttgcaatgaAAACATACtttaatataaaatggaaactGGCAACGTATTAATGTATCGTGGAGAAAGTAAGACTTCAAtcacataaattaattttaaaaatttaattagataaatgataatttttaacctttattatttttaacatttattatatcaataaatttttaatttgaaataaaagttATGTTTGcaatctaaaataataattatattctcAACCGGTTTAACTTTTAAGTAGAGAGAAAGATTTTCCAACCATATGGATACTCCACTGAGGTTTCCTGTTAGATTAATGGCCTTTCTAATCAAAATGGGTCCGACCCACTTTTTGCGCAGCAGAAAGTGCCATGTGGAAGTTGGCTTTCATTTGTCATATCTTTCTGAAATGGTTTTGAGGACCCATTAGCCCCCAGGAAGGGACCATGAAGCTTCCCCAATGCAGATGACATggaagcatatatatatttttatttgttttattttgtttttatagcaTGTCAAGTGGCTTATTTTTTCTTGCATACTTATCAAGTAGTACTACGGATTACTGCTCAAATtgtttactttatatatatatatatatatatatacactttgttTAAAAAGTGTACATAGTCCAAAACATTTTGAGCCAGACTCAACTTTGATTGTGAATCATTGAATAGAAGTAAATCAGCTCACAACTTTTTTGTAAGCTACGGATGATACCTGATTTATCTCTTTACCAGTAAAGGCCATAGGAAAAGAGTTCAAGTTTATATATGAAATCAGTTTTTTGTGTAATACTGAtttaaaaagcatatttttGAAACTAGGGCTTGGTGAAAAGCAAGCTTTCCTACTAGTAGTACTACTTTTACTTCATTCTTGACTAGAGTCTTTGAGAGTTGTCAGAATCGGGCCTTGAGAAACAAAACTTCACCAGCATCTTTTCCATATATCATTGAGGTTATTTTgaagttttaataaaataaaaggagaaCAAGAAATCCTAAATTCATCATCAAATTTGAAACAATATAGAACATAAACATTTTCTTCTCGTTTAAAGGCTATCTATTCTTTTTCTCCACTTTGTTTCTTCTAACCAACAACTAAGACAATTTTTCTCACCTAGGAAATTTTGAACTccaaatttagtaaaataatcaCAACTAGGTGatagattattattatatttatatttcttaatGCTGACGATTTTTTGAACTTAATTGGAGTCTTTACATGTATTTCTAATGAATATTATTGAGTTTTAAATACATGAGAGTGTTTATTTTcctatatgttaattttttgaaagaaatattaattcgattatgacaatatatataattagatttaaGAGTAAGGATAGTTTTgaatagttgtttttttttttttaatttttttttatcccacGCTTATATTTGCAATATATTTATCtacaaatttcataaattaacaaaatttatttcaagAACCTCTCGCACAGGTGGATAAACTCATCATCGTTTTTGGAGGTTtcattcaatatatattattatatatccgTTTAAATCTCTTATTGAATGccttaatcataaatattttaatgttgcTAATGCTCTACAGTAGTTGTCGGCTACCTCTACACTAAAGCACCCTTCAAAAGCCAACTAAGCAGAATTAGATCCTGAGATGGTCCCTTTGGATTTCCCTTATTTTTGTCGAATTCAGCACAAAATCAAGTTATGATCTTTCTGTCATTTATATGCATGCAAGTAGTCCGATTGCAATCTATGAGGTTTGATATATTTATGTTCATCTTGTGGCTCTTAATTAAAGCAACATTATCTATAAGATCTTGAGAAAAACctattttcaatatgaaaaaacaaCTTGGTATGTTgttaattttgtataattaaACTGTACTTTTTGATTATAATTTAGGATATCTGAATCTACCTGTACACTAAATCTGTTGATGGTTTCAAAaccatttgcatatatatacatatatagcatCTAAAGTACTTTTCCTCaggtgataaataaaagatTCTGAGACAAGTGGGAGATAGTTCTCTTCTTGCtgttgttggtttttatttatttttttcatatattgatTGGGATTTTGTTGATTATAATAGTGAAAGATCAAAGATAGGGTAAGACTAAAGAGAtgccttttgtttttgtttgtactATAACTACCACTACTTGGATCCATATCTTGGTGGGCTGGATTACACTAGGTTACTATCACTTTTTGGCCCCCACACATAGATTGAGAATAGAGAAAGAAGAGGgaaagagatagagatagagatagagatagagagagaagctTCTTAATATGTATTGAGCAAATGTGATGCACGTGCTAATCTCCTACTGGAAGAGCACTATTTCTTTACACCATTACAATTAATTTGGCTTGTGTTTTAATCCTATTTTAAATGATGCTTTTTTGATAATATCTGTTTTGCATGATATTATCATTTTAGTATCCTCAAATCATTGCAATTTGCATAATATGGCTCAGCAATTGTTCATTGGATTTGGAAAAACTTTCTTTGGACGTTATAATTATAACGaattaacaatttaaatttgCTAACaactaacaaatatatatatatatatatatttatacaattttttttttctactggTACGTGGTTGTGCCCAATTACATATCATTTAGGTAAAATATctcataaattatatgtaatcagaTGTTTTATATTGGACAATAACacttaatgaaaaattattgcaATTATACATACAAGAATCATCTTCTCGACGTCATTGGGCAGTTTTATATTCGACACTCAGCAATTATTCGATAACAAGCTGCTTATTTACCAGATAAAAGTTGTGAGGCATCCAATATAAGGTGAGCACCATCAAGtagaacaaattatatatatatatatatatacatacatattcataaattatatatatatatatacatatacatacattcatctataattatatatatattgtttttattttagtgtAAAGAGAGTAGTAACAGGCGTTTAAAATGAAATCTAAGGAAGGTAGTAAACATGCTTTCTCAACGTAAGAGGAATAAAACTGCAAAAGCTACTTCGCTCTGAAGTTGAAGATTAGGCCGGTTTTAGTGATAGGATGATCTTTGCTAGCTGGTTCACTAGAGTTtccttttttgtattttgaggAAGCTATTAAGGATAGTCTTGTATATTCGAGAATTTGGAAATATGATATTTTGTTAAACATATAGCTTacaaagatatttaattttttatgaaaaaagtaGGATAAAAAGATAAGCTATTAGAGATATAGCTTTGTCCCTTGTATCTTCTTGAAAGATTCATGATGAATGTGAAGTGGGAATGCAAAGTAAGTAAAGAgatattatatgattttttaaaagaaaaaataaagaaaaagaaaagagatatATAAGATAGAAAGAGGCCAAAGACAATGAAAAATGGAGCCCCTAAAATGAAGCCTATCATCTGGAAGCATTAGAGGTGGAAAAGTGCCTCCACCatataaacaattattttcCCTTGAAAAAtacctatttaattatttgaaaccTTTGGAGCTTGTGTAAAGCACGCCCCAATAACTCATCAATTGGacggaaaatataaataaaatggacgCATATATTATTCTGAAGTATGAGCTTTTTGTTTCATAAGGTTGgagaatatatatgtacactaCTATTCCACTTGCTGAGGTGGCCCAAAGTCAGTCTTTTAATTTCTGAGCTTGATaagaaatctttaaaatatttatgttggTTCAGattgaaaatagataaaataccTTCATTCATAAGTAGTTCTGGCAATCACTTTTACATGACACTTAGATTTTGCCTTTTGGATCAGTAATCATTTGGCAAAATGCTTAGTGTTGGAGTAGTTGATTGTTTTTAGGTGCATGTGTTATATCTTGAATGGATGGTCTATCCATTTATAGCATGGAAGATATCAAACCTGGAagattttaatttgtaatattgtgaaagcttctctatttttctttccttgatTGTTTATGTAAGCAAGTTCCAATAAGAATTGGAGGCAGGTTtgcctttttttcctttatgttgATTCTGTATTTTACCAACCATGCAGGCCAAGATGCATGATGAAGATAGGTTGAGTACtctttttatgccaaagttggaAATCTTGAAAAATTGGATCCATTACagatggatttttttaaaaaatattataatatttaaagaaaaaagttacGTTTAAATCTTGGAAAATTGGATCCATTTCTCTGAATTGGAATTTACAGACGGATGTTCTTTAGAATATTATACTATGTAAAGAAAAAGTTTATGTCTTTAAAGGTGTATTTTGTTTAGTTTCCAAATGTTATTTACTTTTACTTATATTGTTCGTATAAAGTGGTAATTTCACACATGTTTAATAAACACTTTAGCACATAAgggaattaaattttttatacttaaaaTGCACTATTGCTTTGTTGGTGTTAGACATAAAATATTCATGTTTTTTGCCactttatttacttattatttgtTAGTATATGCTTAATTGTGATGAAAAATTCTCTAATTGTGTGCTTTTCTAAATAtaggagagagagaagaaaaattcGATAATGTTGACAGCCAATTTGAATTTATGTGTCGACAAATAATGGGAACCAGAAGATAACCTCGTACGAATAAAGCATTAGAAAGATTCCGAAAAGATTTTTTAAAGATtccaaaaatattcttttaagattctataaatattttattaaaaattttatagtggaaatggatgtcatatgaattctCAAAGTCTCATGTAATATCTCATCCCAAAAAAtgctcaaaattttcaaactttgatCGAGTTTGATCATCTGGACCGTTTATGGGtttcaagtttgactttttatatgttCAGTGTTTGGATTTGATCAGTATACTATTGCGTAGAGCatgtcgatacaagttcatagattgGTGGCATATCAAATTTTGAGTTGCGGATAAAAATTTATGATTGAAAGTTTTAagcatcaatattatattaatatctaAAGCAATTTCGGATTTGTATCTGCTAGTGACCCAAGGATctatataaacattaaaaagcATTCTCAACAATGAACAAATCCCAAAATATTCGTTTTGTCCCTAAAACTTGAGAAACCTCTCTTCAGACCCGTGAGTCTGTACCGAATAGAATTGAACCCATTTAAGCACAAATTGGGTTGCTGTCGTTTTTGATTTGTCCGACCACCAAGGAGTTACATGCACTGAGCATCGTGGAACCCTACCTCCAAGTGACCAAGGTAGCAAAACTTCTGGTCAAACCACCGACCGTTGCGTCGGGATCAGCTGTTTGAAGCTGAAGGTGGCCGTTTCACATTTTTCAACCGGCTGGCCATTTTTAGGCCATTTTATGCCAACCGTTACTCATTATTTACCATTTTCTAGAATCCAGCctttgtttatcaaaatttctcATGTTTTGAGAGATCTATCAATGGGAAGTTTAGCCAAGTTTTCCAATTGGACCACTGGTGACACTTTTAGATCGAGGAGAGCACGCCATTGTATTCCTTACTCTCTTAGGCTTTCcatcaatataaattttgtaaattttggacatctttttataatttttttattttggatcaattagttaaatacaagGTGAATTTAAACTGTCTTTGgacaaaaattgatcaaattggataaaattgaagttagatttgtataattagatattaataggagttattagaaggttcaattttaaaaaattagaaacccTAGTTTTAAGGACCGAGTCCTAAAGGTTCATGATATAATTGGACCACTCCgtgtccaatttatataattttatagttgtataaaatattttaagacATTCAGTAGACCCCAATatctttgatttatttgttagaGCTtcaggaatattttattatattacaggcaccaTATTGAGCTTGGAGGCAACCTTGTGGAGGAGTAGGAGTGAGCATCAACAGTATTTGTGAGtgattatacttttaaatagttttgggtatactaataaaatatatatggtttagatattttatacatatatcgtttgatttaaatgcttatcttatgcatatatgaaatatctgctaatatatgtatatatatatgttatcattttatgtgacttttgataagattttaaaatgtttcaaaCTCTGATAAGTTGATAGTGAACTTGTGGATcacatgtttaaatattttggcatTTGGAATTGAggtttttatcatttttgaaaataattgtttaagaaaatagattggaaattatatatttttaagcatgtttaagtgttttatatttttaagtgcTTAAAAGTGGTTTAAGGTGATATATTTCACTGTAGTATTTATGCTTTGGCATGAAATGAAGATTTAGAactttttttggaatatttaaatgaatagttcgatttaaatattaaattattatttatggtaTAATATTATTTGGAAAAGTGGGAAAGTGTGATCTTGAAAAGATTGTTTTATAAACATTGTATTGTTAACTTTTAATTATTGTACCATATAATACCAGTGTCCCTGTTCGATATCATATTATAGCACGTAGGTTTGCCATGATACTTGTAATATGCTAAAAgtcatgaggttgggttcaatTTACAGGTTTATTACTGCCATGATACATTTTGTACACTAAGGGTCATGAAATGAGTTCATCTGATAGGTTTGTATTACCATGATGCCTTTAAAACGCTAAGGGTCGTGAGGTGAATTAATCCCACATGTTCAATTATTTTACTATCCGATGGTGTTCCAGGAAGCCATGCATCACTTAGTACGCTTAgtatattgtatggtacattgtttatgtttttaattatattatcagtTTTCTAATATTTCTGGTTTGACTtcacttttataattattttgtaaaattatgtttgtatatttttatgctcaatatttatattatgattgatctaatttataatttttttaattgacacTAATTTGTACTATTTGACATctgttttatgatattgatttgggatataagtttgaattttatgaaatgatttttaaagaaGGAACATTTTTAAAAAGTGGTACGAGCTCGAGAGGTCTTAAGAGAAAgatctacaaaaataaaatattatttttttattgtaccaTGCCGTTCactgggatatcttcatctcaaattttatttgttttcaaattcgTGCCTCTAAGCCTAGGCAGATAATGGACAGTCTACCTTGCACATCATGCATTGTTCCATACTTTCCACAGTAACAACAATATTTATCTTTCccaatttatttctattttttatttttctagactTATTAGCATCAGttgtatttctaaattttacaaattctcTTAGAATGCTTTGATCTAAAATTGGACATGGTAGTGACCCTATCAtatatgtgtagttatggcctgtaacATGAAGGGATATATTGATGGATAATAGTCGTGGATTTGCATGTTGTGGTGactttatctttatatatttgaggtattatttaatattgcatATGTTTGTTTGTCTATGGTAAGATGAGGTTCTGTTGGGTTTTCCCTATGGATTGCACAGTGGGATTTCATTTAGAGGGACTACTTTGGAGATCCTGAGGGAATTCTTAGGATGGGTTCTATCTGTTTGGTATTAGAGCTTCAGGCTCTAAACACAACTCATCTTGTGTTTTGCTTCCATGTCTACCCTTTTTTGGTGTTAATATATTTTAGGTTATTTTTTTCGTATAAAACTTTTTTCTCATGCCCCCGAGGAAGTAGACGTGGTTTCCAGCAAACTGGAAGAATAGATGCATCCACTTATGAGTAGCATCTTTTTGAGCACCTGGCTCGATAAGTTAAGAGGAGTGGGTTTATTGGACATTCTGTTGATTAGGGTCATAAAATTGGAGCAGTGTGTTTTAATAACTCCAAAAACTCCATTGCAGCTTTATCTTACCTAGTTGACATGGCAAAAATCTTGTATGAGGCTATGCAATGTTTTAACACGGACAGGGTCTGGATTGCTAGCTTCATGCTAGATGGAAATGCTAGAATGTGGTGGACATATGAGAGGACCAGAAGACATCACATTTGGGTATAGCTTAAAACTGTATTTTAGACCAAGTTCTGCCTTCCAACCTTTGTTGAAACTAAGAGGCTAGAGTTGAGATGCTTATTCAGGGTAACATGACAGTTTCTAAGTATGACCGAAGATTTAAGGAGCTATCAGAGTTCTACTCTAACTTGGTTTTTAATGAGTTTAGCAGGAAGAGGAggttttttttgacaatttgaaTGAGCCTATAGCATTAAGCATCTTAGGTGCAGTTCATCCCATGTATTAGTCTATGAAAGATGCTGCTCTAGAGGTAGAGAAATAGACCTTAATATGCATATTTAAGCACCGATAATTTGATGGCATGTCTTTGAAGACCCCTAACCAGCAATCATCTAAAAAGGGTAGCTTTAGCTCAGGATCATTGGACAATGGAGGATTCGAAGGAAGCAAATACAGTCCCAGGGATAGTGGATCCCAGAGAGGTGGACACACTCAAGGTTTAGGATAGCAGACAATGAGCAATGGTAGCAGCCATTATCATGGACTTATAGGCCCAGGTAGCTTCCATTCTGCATGTAGCTTCTGTGGCATGTTTCATGATGGACCGTGCCAATGAGATGGATCATGCTTTCTTTGCAAGCAGTCAGGAGACTTCAAGAAGGATTGCCCCTATTGAAGACATAGTCAGGCTAAAGCTCAGGATCGAGTGCTCAGATTCCGAAAACTAATGGGTACATAGGATAGGATACACAAGTAGGCAAGACTTTAGGCGGTTTTACCAGCATTAGATAGCAGGCCGCATCTGTAGCCGAAGGTGGAGGTCAAAGGGGATGACCAACTATTAAAGCCAAGGTATGTGCTATGACTAAGCAGGAGGCGCAGGCCAGCCCCGATGTTGTAACAGGTACATTTCTTATGCTTGGTGGTGATATAAGTGTTTTATTGAACCAAGGACTACACAATCTTTTGTTTCATGTGGATATGTTACATAAGTTGGGATGGCTCTATCTCTTTTGGGGTGCCACCTGAAAATTTCCACACTCACATGACGGTTTTTTCAACATAATCAGATGTTCAAAGgtagttattttcttttcatagaAATTAAGATCTTAATATTTGAACTTGCTATAGACTAAGAATGGTTGATGCATTTTGGTGATCTTATGTGGGGTTAGTTGTTGAGAATTAAGCTGGGAATATCATAAGTTGTTTGGTGGCATTTGCTTTTGGTGATGGTtttagattttgattttgatattttcattttcttggaGATTAAGGGTTTTATATTGACAATGTCTTATGGATCTAAGGTGATTGATATTTTTGATGATAACTTAACCTTCTAAGAAATATGCTTTTTGGAACATAGTTAGAATATAAGAAAGTGATGGATATTTTCTTATGATTTGAGGATTTAGTAATTAGTTCTTAGTATTTGGTTTTGATATTAGaactaagatttaaaattttttactgTTGAGGTATGGTTTCTTGAAGtttgtttgaaattggaagaatttgagaTTTTCTTAAGAATGATATTTAGGATGATGAGAGGACTCAGACTTGATCTTTTAGATTCTTACTTTTTGGTGTTAACAATCTCGAGAATTATGTTAGGTTTATAGGCGATCTAAGGCCTTCCATTAGAATAAGTTTGAGAattttgttttgtgactttgatgaatttggtaAAAGGAACGATATTTATCGGAttaagaaaattggataatcaattaggaacatggattttataattgcaAGTACTACGAGTGTGGGCGGAAGCAAAAATAACAATCTCAGTTTTAACTTTATGTCACTAGCATttgatttgaggaaattagacttgagttctaaattttccttttaatttgatGAATGGATTTTTGGAATTTAGTTACAAATTGGGAGAATTACGAGTCATGTAAAAGTGATATTGATGATCATGAGATGACTTTGGTTTGGAAGTTTGATAGTTTTCTCCTGCTACTATTAAGGTTTTGGTGGAATTGTTTTGATCACCCTACCAAAGGttggtttttag
It encodes:
- the LOC112492594 gene encoding uncharacterized protein LOC112492594, yielding MQRTWKPWLHLGSSRTRSPAVNSDKQITHSVSSPGNFRSAE